GatctgaaaagagagaaagacttTTTAATGTCATATAATGATCACTGGGATCATGAGGAACAGATAGTATCATTTACCTGTAACCCTCATCATGCATATTGAGAAAGCCAGTAAAACACTCAGCAGGGTGGTGATTGCTGAGGTCGCACTCAAGAAAACCACCAGCCAGTCCACCTCACCTGCAGAGAGCCAGAGGACAGGAGACGTCACACACTTTTAACCTAAGGAGTAATGATCACTATTCATCACGTGAGACTCACCATGAAACTCCAGCTTGGTCCCGGCTCCAAACACAATGTGTCCACATGCAGCGACAGCACAGTAGTAGGTCCCAGCATGAGAACGGTTCAGTCTCTCCATTGACAAGTTGTAgacacaggtgtgtgtctgtgtgtcgggtTTCCTCTCACACTGATCGTTCCTGTCTCCGTGGGTGTAAATGAGTCCTGGCTGAGGTTCTTCAGAGTTCTTGAACCagtaaacattgtgttttccaTCACAGGTCCCAGTGTGAACTGTACAGCTGAGAGTCACAGAGCCTCCTGGCTGGATGCTCTCAGACTGATGCACCAGAGCCTGGATGTTAGACCCTGAACCTTTCACACTGACAGTGACGCCCTCCATAAACTCATACTTATATCTATTACCCTTTGAACAGTAGTAAGTAGCTGAGTCTGAAAGCTGCAGATCTGAGATATTTAGGTGACTCACAACATCATTAGTTTCCACAGTGAATCGTCGATTGTCTTTGAATTCATGCAATAACGGAAAATCCTTAGAGAATTTGTACGTCATTGAGATAATTCGAGGTTTCTGTCCTAGTGTTTGTTTGTACCAATAAATGTTATTGTCATCCCCCTCATAGAAACACTGGAAAGTCAAGTTGTCTCCAACATCAGCTGATATAAATCCACTTTCTTGATGAGACAAGATAAAATGATGCATCTGaactgaagagaaaaaggagaaaagcaaaATAACTGTTAATGTTATGTGACAGAAATTAAATCGTAATCAGCATCAGGACTgagtgaatatttaaaaaacacacaactcacccATTTTCCCCAAGAAGAAACATGTCAGGTAGAGAACGAACTTGGGAGATGTCATCATGTTGAAATCGTCGTGTTGAATGACAAACAGCCCGacactttctcctctcttcagagTAAAGACTTGTGTTGATTGGCCAGCAGGGCAAcactgatcacatgatcactGCCACATTTGATCTGAatctttgttctttaaaaagagTCACAGGGGGACAGACATGTGAAGCAGGTAGAGTacataatactactactactacaattgtattcaattattcatatagcacctttcaaagcACAGTTACAAGGTTACAAGTTAAAAGTCAATCAAAACTATATTTAACCCAGAAAAACCTGTGAGTACATTGTACAAAATTCAAGATCAAAACttaaactttcactttcacttttttcttttcaaatgatcAAACCTTTTGGCCTGGATTTGGCTCCATATGCTTACACAGTAAGTCtacttctgttttttaattcacacataTACCTGCTTTGcccatttgttcttttttctgaaTCCTGCAAACATGGAGCCCTGACACGACTTAATCAGCTCATGGAAAAGTTGATATGATCGATACGAGGGAAACATCGCacaattctagtttttatttcaagagTTTGCAAATATAGCAAAACAATGAAACTTATTCCCATTAAAAAAACTCAATTATACACAATATAAGCACCTACGTAAATATAATACACAGGCAAAAGGAGACaagcagtgaaacaaaaaggaaacaaatgaggGGACATTTTTAATATCATGACCTACTGACACCTCTGACCACTGTTGTACCTGCATGGCCTACACTGGAGCCAGTTCACATGTAGCAGTGAATCCACACGCTCAATCAgatctttaaaaacataattatcttCAAGAATATATGTTTAGTAATTTCTGGCATCCGTTTGATGTAGGTTATGGATATGTGGTGGAGGCTAAAACCTGGAACGCTAACTGCTAGACCACATGGGATCATAGATGATGCTTCCAGGAAACAGCGAAAACTGATATCAATGAATTAATATCCTACTTTGCTGTCCCAGCACTTATTATAGGGACGAGtcatgaaaataaagaagaatgTATCATCTGTTCAAACCATCTACCAATGTAGCCAATGATAGTTGACTATGacaaacacaagacaacaaTCGactatatacgtgtgtgtgaacatgtgtaaCGGAGCGGGAGTGagaaggggtgtgtgtgtgtgtgtgtgtgtgtgtgtgtgtgtgtgtgtgtgtgtgtgtgtgtgtgtgtgtgtgtgtgtgtgtgtgtgtgtgtgtgtgtgtgtgtgtgtgtgtgtgtgcgtgtgtgcgtgcgtgtgcgtgtgtgagagaaacTTAAGAGCATGAAGCGGGAGACCTAAGTATAGAAATGTTACGgccacaaaaacataaatttaaatgtggttcagTCCAGTGGCCgcataatgaataataatacaGGACGACAGGCCAGATTCAACAAAGAATTTATTCACAAAACCAAAGTATAAACAAGTGTTTTATTAATATGAGAGAGTGTGGAGGCCTGACAAAAAAACCCCTGAAAATATGGGAAGATCTGGACCAACCATGCAATGGGCCGTCAAATCAAAATACTTCCCCTCCTGTCTATAGATCAGTATTTAAATTAAgtagacaaacaaaaagagaggactactactactactagaaATGTAAAACTCAATGTTGAAGTGTTGGATGTGTTCTGCAACATGtcttcatgacttcagaggaagTTACAGTGACTTGTCTATAACTCCAACCTTTACCCTGACCTAAACCAAAGCTTAAAACATACGagatttaatgatttacattatctgGACTCATGTTTTGTTCCCCTGATGTGGGTGTGTAAACATATTTAGGTCCCTTCTATATGAGTAATACCCTTCATTCGGAAAAGTTGCTCTCGATACTTTATTAATGGAGGCAACAAATCATGCTCCACCTCTAAAGAAAGACTGAGAAATCCCTCATCTCAAACATAGACCGttcttaaaaacacaattctaCAGTTTAACACTTGAGTACAAACATTGATCGTTTGTGTTGTCCCTCTGTCGTCTTGGTCTGCTGGCCACGTTCACATTTACTGCAGCGTAATGGAGGTCATCTGCATGTTGGTTGCCCTAGAAACAACATATAAGTAGATCAAGATGGCTCCTTATAAAATAAACGTATTTATTGTCAAATGTAaatttcacacttaaaaagattGTATTTACCTCTGCATTTGTTGTGGAGGGAGATGATGGTTGTGTACGAGACTCTGGTTATGaaacacatacaaagacaaagacttAGTCACTCTTGTGTTCACATATGTCCTGTTAGGTGCCTTTACCTCTTAACCTGGTTTTACTTCTTAACTAGTCTTGTGTTGTACGTGTTGAATTAAGGTGTTTGCGTCTCCTAATCTATTTTTAACACTTGGTTTAACTTTAATTCATGAATCATGGATTTACTTATCATATATTTTAAGGTGTCCTTATCTAGAAAGggtcagtgaaataaaacatattattattattttgctaaAAAGCCAAATTGAGTGAACACAAGCTAGAGATGAGTGGTTACCTGAACATCTCCAGCATCTTCTCTTGTTTATCTTGTACAGTAACACAGCCAGCAAAAGGCTGATGGTGAATCCCAAAGCTCCACTCAGGAAATACACCAGCCAGTTCACTTCACCTGCAACAGGAGAAGTTCTACtaattctgtctcttcttttttgcgattttcatttaactttgcaagacaagagacaagacattgacagaacaaaacaaagaggacaAGAACAGTGAATACAGGACAGTTAACAGAACGGAAtgacagagctgtgtgtgtgtgtgtgtgtgtgtgtgtgtgtgtgtgtgtgtgtgtgtgtgtgtgtgtgtgtgtgtgtgtgtgtgtgtgtgtgtgtttatgaaaagaaaaaatattatttataattataacatTACTAATAAtcttagaataataataatccgAGCACTGTTAAAATAATCTTATTATTAAAAATTATCTCACCgatacaataataattatagtgATAATATAATCttggagaaaaaataaacaagaaaagtTGAACTAATacttaataaattattatttataataataaatatatatttagtcgTGGTGCACACCTCCACCGTCCACTGGTGGTGAAGCCTTATTGGGTCACCGTCAGTGGGGACATTCAGACAGGACCAACTGGGttactgtttcattttgttgttataCAGTATTTTACCAAAATCCTGTCTCTTTCTACGTAACTGTCACTATTCATTAAATGAGTCTCTGGTAGTGACTCACCGTCAAACTCCAGCTTGGTCCCGTCTCCAAACACAATGTGTCCACATGCAGCGACAGCACAGTAGTAGGTCCCAGCATGAGAACGGTTCAGTCTCTCCATTGACAAGTTGGAgacacaggtgtgtgtctgtgtgtcgggtTTCCTCTCACACTGATCGTTCCTGTCTCCGTGGGTGTAAATGAGTCCTGGCTGAGGTTCTTCAGAGTTCTTGAACCAGTAAACACTGTGTTCTCCATCACAGGTCCCAGTGTGAACTGTACAGCTGAGAGTCACAGAGCCTCCTGGCTGGATGCTCTCAGACTGATGCACCAGAGCCTGGATGTTAGACCCTGAAACTTTCACACTCACAGTGATGCTCTCCATAAACTCAAACACATATATCTCTCTCTTTGAACAGTAGTAAGTAGCTGAGTCTGAAAGCTGCAGATCTGAGATATTTAGGTGACTCACAACATCATTAGTTTCCACAGTGAAGGATTGATTGTCCTTGAATTCATTCAATAACGGAAAATCTTTCGAGATTTTGTACGTCATTGAGATAATTCGAGGTTTCTGTcctggtgtttgtttgtaccAATACATCCTATTGTCCCTCTCCTCATATGAACACTGCAAAGTCAAGTTGTCTCCAACATTAACTGATTTAATGTCTTGATGAGACAAGACAACATGATGCATCTGaactgaagagaaaaaggagaaaagcaaaATAACTGTTAATGTTATGTGACAGAAATTAAATCGTAATCAGCATCAGGACTgagtgaatatttaaaaaacacacaactcacccATTTTCCCCAAGAAGAAACATGTCAGGTAGAGAACGAACTTGGGAGATGTCATCATGTTGAAATCGTCGTGTTGAATGACAAACAGCCCGacactttctcctctcttcagagTAAAGACTTGTGTTGATTGGCCAGCAGGGCAAcactgatcacatgatcactGCTACCTTTGATCTGAatctttgttctttaaaaagagTCACAGGGTGAGAGACATCTGAAGCAGTTAGAGTacataatactactactactacaattgtattcaattattcatatagcacctttcaaagcACAGTTACAAGGTTACaagttaaaagtgaaaaattaagggcaaacaatggaaaacaattaaaataaacataagaGCACAAGTATATAAATGTTACAGATTagaaaaaattgtgaaaaataatatatagtcgaacatgaataaataacaaacagcagGTAAGATCGGAAAgagattaaaatatattaatgaaaGTTACAGGGGAATTCAGACCCCAAGGACTAAGACAGcacatgtataaaatgtatCTCTAAAGAGGATAAGGAGTTTGGAACAATCTTCCTCTGGAGATCTGTCTGACAAAGAGGGGGGGCTCTAACAGAAAAGACCTTGTCCCCTTTGGTGCTCCAGCCGGGAATGTGGAATGGTTATTAGGGCCTTTGCTGTGGACCTCAGGTTACAACAGGGACCACATTAAAAAATGTACTACTACTCTACAATTTAGGCAATGAAGAGAAGTGATGATAagatcctggatcagccccttttgtccagatctgcaccTCAATTGAATGGGTTGTTTCTTGGCCCACGCCCTGTCCTTCTCCCAAGCAGCCAACCAGCcaagacaggggtgaaaacataacctccttggtggaggtaacaattTTAACATAAGAGTAACATCAACACTTCTTGATGAGAGTATTGGTGATTCTGTTTTCTGTCAACTTCTGTTCATTTCATTGCTGTTCATTTGAAGTAGTCTGCTGGGGTGTAGTGAAGACACTGCAGAGACTTCCTGTTTGAAAGTGCTCATACAAAGAGAGCAGACGGTCTTTTGACCACACGGAGGCTAAATACAGATCCTCACATGTCAGGTACGAAATTGTTAAACAACTTGGGGTTAAGTTCAAGAAGTATATTCTATATTTAGTGGGAGTGGAGAATATGGCAACTGACAACATCAAATCATTTCGGCTGAtttaatatctttaatttgttttgcatAGAGAAGCTTTACATTCAGCATGTATGGAAGTGTAAGATGTTAAGCTCTACTGCTTTACACTGGTGTACACGCATTCAGTCCCATCACCGTCTGTTTGTCTTCTTGCTCTGCTGAACCTGTGCTCCATTAAAGCAGCATAATGTGGGTGTCATGGTTTTGTCTTTTGAGTGTTTAGTTTCCGCCTCTTTTTGAATagtgttttcagttcattagtacctccttgtgtttcatgtatatccttgtgtttatgtttgtatgtgttgttgtttctgtgtctctggttttcccactccctgtgttctgtttcctgttttattttgtaggccCTGCTCcgcgtgtgttttctttcttcacttcctgtctttgtgattgcctgcaccagtcctcatgtgttccacctgtggtcaattgcccctgccttccctgtgtgtatataagtctctgtgcttcccatTGTCGTATGTTTGTTGTGGTCTCTTGTGCTTGTCGTTATGCCCTGTCTTAATGTCTGTCTTACTGCCTGCCGaaatctcctgtcctgtctctATGCTTCATCTCCTGTGCTTGCGTCCCCTGCTTCCTCTGGTCTTCTTGTACGCTTCaagtgttttcccctgtgtgtcttttgttttctcagtttttgactttttgagattctcctttgtttgttgttttttctgttggcCATTAAAGGGACACCttttgtttaaactctgcatcctgggtccaCTTGCCTAACCGGACCTGACAGTGGGTTGTCTGCAACTTGATGACCCTGCTAATAAAACATAAGTCATTTGTCATATTAGGAGGACGTGTGTCTAAACATAACTGATGTAGACAAGTGTTGAGAACAGAATTATTAAAGTCTATCTTCACCCCAAAGTCCCTGGAAATTCAAAAACGCCCGTGGAATGTGGTGCTGGGAGGTGGGGCTAAGACACAAAGGAAAGTTATCTATATTGTCTATGGAGGACAACTCCCatagcagcacacacacctttgcAACAGAAATGTCGCggtgtaaatatatatgaaaaggTCAGGACGTCCCAAATGGTTTACTCTACGTAAGAAATGGTCCTACAGGTTCCAAGATGTTTGAAACACCGTTAGTTGGTGTTATGAGCCATGATCAATCCTCTGAtgtagatttttaaaaaatttaaacttGTGTCATACATGTGAAATTCAAACCAGCTTCTTAAGTAGTGCAACACTACCACTTACCTCCAtattcagagctgctgcagctgcttgagATTCTAGTTTGtgacaaaagacaacaacaaaagtcTTACTCAAGATGCAGTGAACTGGATGTGGGGTGACTCTATTTACTTAGTTGGAACAAAAGTAAtgaagtaaatttaaatgtgtacATCACTTCATTGAGATTGAGTCATGGTGCAGTACTGAGTAAACAAACAGCGGCACTTTATTACCACTCTCAATCTGTGGCATGGACAATGTTTTCCCGTAGGTCATTTTCTGCAATGTACGATTAAGTAGCGCTgggttgtgtttgttagtgtgaaCGTGGATAAGCACAAATCAGCTCATGGAAAAGTTGGCATTATCGATACGAGGGAAACATCagacagttttagtttttatttcaagaaTTTGCAAATATAGCAAAACAATGTAACTTATTCccattaaaaaactaaattatacacaATATAAGcacatatgtaaatataatacacaggaaaaaggaaacaagcagtgaaacaaaaaggaaacaaagaggggGATATTTTTGATATCATGACCTACTGACACCTCTGACCACTGTTGTACCTGCATGGCCTACACTGGAGCCAGTTCACATGTAGCAGTGAATCCACACGGCCAATCAgatctttaaaaacataattatcttAAAGGATACAGGGTTAGTAATTTCTGGCATCCGTTTGATGTAGGTTATGGATATGTGGTGGAGGCTAAAACCTGGAACGCTAGCTGCTAGACCACATGGGATCATAGATGATGCTTCCAGGAAACAGCGAAACCTATATCAATGAATTAATATCATACTTTGCTGTCCCAGCACTTATTATAGGGACGAGTCATGAAAGTAAAGAAGAATGTATCATCTGTTCAAACCATCTACCAATGTAGCCAGAGCCTTGAACCTGATATGAGTAATACCCTTCATTTGGAAAAGATGCCTTTGATACTTGTGTCCACATTCTAAACCTCCTCTCGCCTCTCTTGGAGGAAACGTGACAGAACGttgtgacttttcattttgtctcccAGGTCAGGGCGGCCACGCGGCCCAGATGAGCAGCGCTTGGGGTTTCGCCTATTTCCTCCACATGCTGCGTGCTGTTTCAAtgtctgttgaatatgtcacaaatacaaatattttcaacacttcctgtacctgtttcaaagtaaaaagcaCTGTAACGTTTCTGTCcactgaatccattcatctgtttaaaccaggtttttattgttattattgtaggaccggaagatgcacagcttcatatcGTAGAGTCCTGGCAGTTAGTTGAGAACAAACCttcttttattcaaggaaatacagaaGTCATAACCTCACGTAGCAGCTCCGCAGTAGACACACTCCCTATGTGAACACACAGCAGATCAGAGACGCAGCCGTCACccgctgcacacacacccagactgGGACACAAACTTTCATTACATGAAGTTTAATCATCGTTTTCCATATGTCATGGTCAAAGTTTCATTCCATGAAAGACCAACAGCAACTGTTCAAACAttgcccccacacacacccccccacacacacacacacacattgtctaaCCATAAAAGTGAAATTACATCAtgagttgttttttatcattaatcacaaaaaaaagccacatttatATTTggaaaaaggataaaaaagCATTACAGACAAGAATCATGCTCCACCTCTAAAGAAAGACTGAGAAATCCCTCATCTCAAATATAGACCGttctaaaaaacacaattctacAGTTTAACACTTGAGTACAAACATTCATCGTTTGTGTTGTCCCTCTGTCGTCTTGATCTGCTGGCCACGTTCACATTTACTGCAGCGTAATGGAGGTCATCTGCATGTTGGTTGCCCTAGAAACAACATAAGTACATCAAGATGGCTCCCgataaaaaaaacgtatttattGTCGAATGTAAATTCCACACTTAAAAAGATTGTATTTACCTCTGCATTTGTTGTGGAGGGAGATGATGGTTGTGTACGAGACTCTGGTTATGaa
The genomic region above belongs to Hippoglossus hippoglossus isolate fHipHip1 chromosome 18, fHipHip1.pri, whole genome shotgun sequence and contains:
- the LOC117779315 gene encoding immunoglobulin kappa light chain-like isoform X2, whose amino-acid sequence is MMTSPKFVLYLTCFFLGKMVQMHHVVLSHQDIKSVNVGDNLTLQCSYEERDNRMYWYKQTPGQKPRIISMTYKISKDFPLLNEFKDNQSFTVETNDVVSHLNISDLQLSDSATYYCSKREIYVFEFMESITVSVKVSGSNIQALVHQSESIQPGGSVTLSCTVHTGTCDGEHSVYWFKNSEEPQPGLIYTHGDRNDQCERKPDTQTHTCVSNLSMERLNRSHAGTYYCAVAACGHIVFGDGTKLEFDGEVDWLVVFLSATSAITTLLSVLLAFSICMMRVTDPHAPSSKINAKDEQNEDDPCYIAHREIQMNRSRGQRDDTWSECVYLSVRQ
- the LOC117779315 gene encoding uncharacterized protein LOC117779315 isoform X1 gives rise to the protein MMTSPKFVLYLTCFFLGKMVQMHHFILSHQESGFISADVGDNLTFQCFYEGDDNNIYWYKQTLGQKPRIISMTYKFSKDFPLLHEFKDNRRFTVETNDVVSHLNISDLQLSDSATYYCSKGNRYKYEFMEGVTVSVKGSGSNIQALVHQSESIQPGGSVTLSCTVHTGTCDGKHNVYWFKNSEEPQPGLIYTHGDRNDQCERKPDTQTHTCVYNLSMERLNRSHAGTYYCAVAACGHIVFGAGTKLEFHGEVDWLVVFLSATSAITTLLSVLLAFSICMMRVTDPHAPSSKINAKDEQNEDDPCYIAHREIQMNRSRGQRDDTWSECVYLSVRQ